The window CATTGGTCAGCACCACGGCCAGTCCGGTGAAGATCATCTGCGTGCCCAGGGTGCAGAGGATGGGAGTGAGGTTGCCACGCGAGATCAGCCAGCCATTGAGCGCGCCGCCCAAGAGGCCAGTCACCAGCGCCACGGCGATGAAGCCCAGCGTATAGGTCCAGGGCGCGGCGTCGGGGGCCGCCACCAGCAACGGCATGGCCGCTGCCGCCACCACGCCGGCCAGGTTGGCCAGGCCGATGCCGGAGAGGTCGATGCCGCCATTGCCGGAGATCATCGCCAGCGCCACGCCGATGGCCAGCAGGCCCAGTTCGGGCAACTGGCTGGCCATGGACTGGAAGTTGTAGATGTCCAGGAAGTCGCCATGCGAAAACACGGTCGCCACCAGCAGGATCGCTACGTTGATGACCAGCAGGAACAGCAGTTGCGGGTCGGAGATCTTCAGTTTCATCGTCATTTCACCTTGCCGTGAATGTCATGGGGCCTACGCCTGCGCCAGCACGCTGGCATGGGTGTCCAGCAGCGCCAGCGCTTCCTGCCGGCTGGGCATGGAGGGCGCGGTGCCGGGGCGCGTCACCGAGATGGCCGCGACCGCCGTGGCCAGTCGGGCGGCTTCTTCGGCGGACATGCCTTCGGCCAGGCCGGCGGCGAAGGCGCCGTTGAAGGCGTCGCCTGCACCGGCGGTCTCCACCACCGTGCCTGCGCACAGCGCCGGCAGGTGCAGCGACTGGCTGCGGCTATGCAGCAGCGAACCCTGTGCCCCCAGCGTGATGAGGGCGCAGCCCACGCCGCGCTCCAGCAGCACATCGGCGGCGCGGCGGGCGTCGTCGATGTGGTGGATCTCGATGCCGGTCAGCAATGCGGCTTCGTGTTCATTGGGCGTGATGAAATCGCACAGGCCATACACCTGTGCTGGGAACGCCAATGCCGGCGCGGGATTGAAGACCGTCGTGGTGCCTGCTGCGCGGGCGATCTGCAGGCCGGCCAGTGCGGCCTCGGGGGGCTGTTCCAGTTGCGTGACGAAGACCTTGGCCGCTTCGATGGCCTGGCGTTCGCGCTCCACATCCTGTTCCGATAATTGCGATGCCGCGCCTGGCACCACGATGATGGCGTTGTCGCCGCTGGCGTCGTTGACGTAGATGAAGGCTGCGCCGGTGGGCGCGCCGTCGATCACGCGGACGTGCGGGGCGATGGTTTCACGCCGCCACAGCGACAGGGCGAAGTCGCCGAAGGCGTCCTTGCCGATGGCGGAGATGAAGCGTACCGGAGCGCCCACGCGGGCAGCGGCCACGGCCTGGTTGGAACCCTTGCCGCCGGGGCCCATGGCAAAGCCGGTGCCGGCGATGGTCTGGCCCAGGCCGGGCATGTTCGGGGCGCGGAAGGCGAGGTCGGCCACATAGATGCCGAGCACGGCCACGCCTTGCTTGTGCGGGAAGGAAGTCATGCTCACGCCTCCGGGGGCAGCACACCTTTTTTGAGGAGGAAGCAACCGTAGAAGCGGCGCTCGCCGGTGGCGATGACGCAATAGGCTTTCTTGGCGGCTTCATAGAAGGCGAAACGCTCGATGGAGCCCAGCGGGCGGGCGCGACCTTCGGCCTGGTTCACTTCCTGTTGCAGTTCTTGCTGCACCGGGGGAATGGTGGCGGGCTCGCCCATGATTTCCATGCGGCGCACCGGTTGTTCCACCGCATTGTCCAGCGGCAGCACCGAGAGGATGGCGCGGGCCGCTTCGGTGGTGCCTACGCCATCGATGCGCAGCACCTTGCCCAGCACCGTCTGGCGCGCGACCGAGTCGGCGGGGAAATTGGCGTCGCACAACACCAGTTCATCGCCGTGGCCCATGGCGCGCAGGGCGTAGAGCACGTCGGCGTTGAGCAAGGGATGCAGATTCTTAAGCATGTCGTCTCCTGTGGATTTTATAAGTATGCTTATAGGATAAATCTAAATCTTGTGACTTGTGATTCCTTGTCCAGCTTGAATGTTCACTGAAAAAATCTAATTTTTTGTAGCTTGCCTCTGAGGGGTTTTGTTAGTCAGGAGATTGTCAGCAATCTGCTGGTAACCTTCCGGGCATCCTTTCCCGTTGAGCGGGAAAGGATTCATTCGCCATACGGTATCCAG is drawn from Herbaspirillum seropedicae and contains these coding sequences:
- the rbsK gene encoding ribokinase, with the protein product MTSFPHKQGVAVLGIYVADLAFRAPNMPGLGQTIAGTGFAMGPGGKGSNQAVAAARVGAPVRFISAIGKDAFGDFALSLWRRETIAPHVRVIDGAPTGAAFIYVNDASGDNAIIVVPGAASQLSEQDVERERQAIEAAKVFVTQLEQPPEAALAGLQIARAAGTTTVFNPAPALAFPAQVYGLCDFITPNEHEAALLTGIEIHHIDDARRAADVLLERGVGCALITLGAQGSLLHSRSQSLHLPALCAGTVVETAGAGDAFNGAFAAGLAEGMSAEEAARLATAVAAISVTRPGTAPSMPSRQEALALLDTHASVLAQA
- a CDS encoding RbsD/FucU family protein, encoding MLKNLHPLLNADVLYALRAMGHGDELVLCDANFPADSVARQTVLGKVLRIDGVGTTEAARAILSVLPLDNAVEQPVRRMEIMGEPATIPPVQQELQQEVNQAEGRARPLGSIERFAFYEAAKKAYCVIATGERRFYGCFLLKKGVLPPEA